In a single window of the Desulfovibrio sp. ZJ209 genome:
- a CDS encoding amino acid ABC transporter permease, whose amino-acid sequence MDSLLVVIQALPAILPGILVTVGNVAASLAMGLALGVPFAVAQVYGPKWSRRLVRLYVWFFRGVPILVLLFLFYGFFISLGLPAEPFIIACLVLGCTSTAYQSQIFRGAIESLPRGQLQAARALGMSDATGIACIILPQALRLSIPGWANEFSILLKDSAICFVLGTQDIMARTSFVAARTHEHLALYAAAGAIYFFLTWVVLRLLRRLEDKVHVPGYSTGGAGFDMGEPA is encoded by the coding sequence ATGGATTCGTTGCTCGTCGTCATTCAGGCGCTGCCCGCCATCCTGCCGGGCATCCTCGTCACCGTGGGCAATGTGGCCGCATCGCTCGCCATGGGCCTCGCCCTGGGCGTGCCCTTCGCCGTGGCGCAGGTCTACGGTCCCAAGTGGAGCCGGCGCCTCGTGCGCCTCTATGTCTGGTTCTTCCGCGGCGTGCCCATCCTCGTGCTGCTCTTCCTGTTTTACGGCTTCTTCATCAGCCTGGGCCTGCCCGCGGAGCCTTTCATCATTGCCTGCCTGGTGCTCGGCTGCACGAGCACGGCCTACCAGTCGCAGATCTTCCGTGGCGCCATCGAGAGCCTGCCGCGCGGGCAGTTGCAGGCGGCGCGGGCGCTCGGCATGAGCGATGCCACGGGCATCGCCTGCATCATCCTGCCGCAGGCCCTTAGGCTCTCCATCCCGGGCTGGGCCAACGAGTTTTCCATACTGCTCAAGGATTCGGCCATCTGCTTCGTGCTCGGCACGCAGGACATCATGGCCCGCACCTCCTTCGTCGCGGCGCGCACGCATGAGCACCTGGCGCTCTATGCCGCCGCCGGCGCCATCTACTTTTTCCTGACCTGGGTGGTGCTCCGCCTTTTGCGCCGCCTGGAAGACAAGGTCCATGTGCCCGGTTACTCCACCGGCGGGGCCGGCTTCGACATGGGAGAACCGGCGTGA
- a CDS encoding ABC transporter substrate-binding protein, which produces MKKSFCGAFLAGLLTLFLAQGALAADAKTYVNGIDPNYPPFAYVDEKTGQPAGFDVDSMNWIAKNMGVKIEHKPMAWDGIIPALLANQIDMVCSGMSITPERAKMVQFSDPYWTVSRVFVVPADSTLTVEEILSKPVKVGVQRGTSEANALKQEQQAKGYPMELRFYDSAPLAVEDLLNGRIQAALMDELPADDAISKGRAVKKAGTHGEPDGFGVAIRKDDKDLRALVDEGYRKLMADPYWQELQKKYLHK; this is translated from the coding sequence ATGAAAAAGAGTTTCTGCGGCGCGTTCCTGGCCGGCCTTCTCACCCTGTTCCTCGCGCAGGGCGCCCTGGCCGCTGATGCCAAGACCTATGTCAACGGCATCGACCCCAACTATCCGCCCTTCGCCTATGTGGACGAAAAAACCGGGCAGCCCGCCGGCTTCGACGTGGACTCCATGAACTGGATCGCCAAGAACATGGGCGTGAAGATCGAGCACAAGCCCATGGCTTGGGACGGCATCATTCCGGCCCTTCTGGCCAACCAGATCGACATGGTGTGCTCCGGCATGAGCATCACCCCCGAGCGAGCCAAGATGGTGCAGTTCTCCGACCCGTACTGGACGGTCTCGCGCGTCTTCGTGGTGCCGGCCGACTCCACCCTCACTGTGGAGGAGATCCTGAGCAAGCCCGTCAAGGTGGGCGTGCAGCGCGGCACTTCCGAGGCCAACGCCCTGAAGCAGGAGCAGCAGGCCAAGGGCTATCCCATGGAACTGCGCTTCTATGACTCGGCGCCGCTCGCCGTGGAAGACCTGCTCAACGGCCGCATCCAGGCGGCGCTCATGGACGAGCTGCCCGCCGACGACGCCATCTCCAAGGGCCGCGCCGTGAAGAAGGCCGGCACGCATGGCGAGCCCGACGGCTTTGGCGTGGCCATCCGCAAGGACGACAAGGACCTGCGCGCCCTGGTGGACGAAGGCTACCGCAAGCTCATGGCCGACCCCTACTGGCAGGAATTGCAGAAGAAGTATCTGCACAAGTAA
- a CDS encoding helix-turn-helix transcriptional regulator has protein sequence MNQLPELPAIFGEIIAEARASAGLSQEQVAAAIGASNVFISLLENGKRQPSLTSAILLAWSLGLPPEELVRRVVLKLGRRRFRKNPEGFHPVGKNFQIFLEKSKSPLKHTCPRADKAGVEWKQWYPCALRAGNGAIRLQGSSEPFKEEWTCR, from the coding sequence ATGAATCAGCTCCCGGAGCTCCCTGCCATTTTTGGAGAAATCATTGCCGAGGCGCGCGCAAGCGCCGGACTTTCACAGGAGCAGGTGGCGGCGGCCATCGGGGCCAGCAATGTCTTCATCAGCCTGCTTGAGAACGGCAAGCGCCAGCCCTCGCTTACTTCCGCCATCCTGCTCGCATGGAGCCTGGGCCTCCCGCCGGAAGAACTGGTGCGCCGGGTCGTTCTCAAACTGGGGCGGCGAAGATTTCGCAAAAACCCTGAAGGATTCCATCCTGTTGGGAAAAATTTTCAAATTTTTCTGGAAAAATCGAAATCCCCCCTAAAGCACACTTGTCCCCGTGCCGATAAGGCCGGTGTTGAGTGGAAGCAGTGGTACCCGTGCGCCTTGCGCGCGGGAAACGGCGCCATCCGTCTGCAGGGAAGCAGTGAACCATTCAAGGAGGAATGGACATGTCGCTGA
- a CDS encoding glycosyltransferase family protein, with the protein MARVLYGIHGTGHGHAMRGLTLARRLPEHEFLFVANDDAARVLEPEFRVYRLPNLGTVFKNYKVDMGATIARAVPLLLHRERYIDETLRLIDDFQPHVCMTDLEYFVPRAAERANLPCLTLDHQHIITSCRHDLPLNMRWDAFVQGLTPRWLFRPTSANLIISFYAPPLLPRYAATTRIAPPILRGRVLGLTPRDEGHVLVYQSNSTHRKLIDILRAGTSRTCYVYGYVREEGREGNVIFKRKSEEEFLELLASCAYVVQGGGHTLMSEALYLGKPVLSLPIRAMVEQRFNALYLERLGYGMQADLPSLTPDALSDFEARLDAYKAAIAQGNFCGNKLVFGLVDTFIRTGKLEISES; encoded by the coding sequence ATGGCGCGCGTCCTCTACGGCATCCACGGCACTGGCCACGGCCACGCCATGCGCGGCCTGACCCTGGCGCGGCGCCTGCCGGAGCACGAGTTCCTCTTCGTCGCCAACGACGACGCGGCCCGTGTGCTCGAGCCGGAGTTCCGCGTCTACCGGCTGCCCAACCTGGGCACGGTGTTCAAAAACTACAAGGTGGACATGGGCGCCACCATTGCCCGCGCCGTCCCCCTGCTCCTGCACCGCGAGCGCTACATCGACGAGACCCTGCGGCTCATCGACGACTTCCAACCGCATGTCTGCATGACGGACCTCGAATATTTCGTGCCCCGGGCGGCCGAGCGCGCGAATCTCCCCTGCCTCACCCTGGACCATCAGCACATCATCACCTCCTGCCGCCACGATCTGCCGCTGAACATGCGCTGGGACGCCTTTGTGCAGGGCCTGACGCCGCGCTGGCTCTTCCGGCCAACGAGCGCCAACCTCATCATTTCCTTTTATGCGCCGCCGCTTTTGCCGCGGTATGCGGCGACCACGCGCATCGCGCCGCCCATCCTGCGCGGGCGCGTGCTCGGCCTCACGCCGCGCGACGAGGGGCATGTGCTCGTCTACCAGAGCAATTCCACGCACAGGAAGCTCATCGACATTTTGCGCGCCGGCACCTCGCGCACCTGCTATGTTTACGGCTACGTGCGCGAGGAAGGACGGGAGGGCAATGTTATCTTCAAGCGCAAGAGCGAGGAGGAATTTCTCGAGCTCCTGGCCTCCTGCGCCTATGTGGTGCAGGGCGGCGGCCACACGCTCATGAGCGAGGCGCTCTACCTCGGCAAGCCCGTCCTCTCCCTGCCCATCCGCGCCATGGTGGAGCAGCGCTTCAACGCCCTCTACCTCGAACGCCTGGGCTACGGCATGCAGGCCGACCTCCCGAGCCTCACGCCGGACGCGCTTAGCGACTTCGAGGCGCGGCTGGACGCGTATAAGGCAGCCATCGCGCAGGGGAATTTTTGCGGCAACAAGCTGGTCTTCGGCCTTGTGGACACGTTCATCAGGACGGGGAAGCTGGAGATAAGCGAGAGCTGA
- a CDS encoding single-stranded DNA-binding protein yields the protein MLNKVMLIGRLGRDPELRYTQSGSPVATLNVATDESYTDRDGNKVERTEWHRVSVFQRQAENCANYLAKGSLVYVEGSLQTRKWQDQSGQDRYTTEIKAQRVQFLDRKGERGQAPDGAPNDWGDGGGQRQRPQGNRQGGQQGGRNAPHAPQGRQNRHDDDLGPAFPSEASGMDEVPF from the coding sequence ATGCTGAACAAGGTCATGCTCATCGGCCGTCTCGGCCGCGACCCCGAACTCCGCTACACCCAGAGCGGTTCCCCGGTGGCCACGCTCAACGTGGCGACCGACGAATCCTATACGGACAGGGACGGCAACAAGGTGGAACGCACCGAGTGGCACCGCGTTTCCGTTTTCCAGCGCCAGGCGGAAAATTGCGCCAACTATCTCGCCAAGGGCAGCCTCGTCTACGTGGAGGGCAGTCTCCAGACGCGTAAATGGCAGGACCAGTCCGGGCAGGACCGCTACACCACCGAGATCAAGGCCCAGCGCGTCCAGTTCCTTGACCGCAAGGGCGAGCGCGGCCAGGCGCCTGACGGCGCCCCCAATGACTGGGGCGACGGCGGCGGCCAGCGGCAGCGCCCGCAGGGCAACCGCCAGGGGGGCCAGCAGGGCGGCAGGAACGCCCCGCATGCGCCGCAAGGCCGGCAGAACCGGCACGACGATGACTTGGGGCCGGCCTTCCCCTCCGAGGCCTCGGGCATGGACGAGGTGCCGTTCTAG
- a CDS encoding biotin attachment protein: MIDISALLDGIKDSPYREIVIAAPHTGKVTFAGLKPGDKVHGPQGQWKEKPGTLVATLERERNPKPICVPEKGEISAVRDELEGAFVEAGTALAVLRHKLTREEVQAIILRKALHLFRAPERAKYYFTPEVDKKIRASDAHSVAVRDGMELLIMSRMKREAPLRYSGPEGVIYSVYFTYNENMDAGAPLIGVCPRDQLPAIQDVIMRVQTEWKETD; the protein is encoded by the coding sequence ATGATCGACATTTCCGCGCTGCTCGACGGCATCAAGGACTCCCCTTACCGGGAGATCGTCATCGCGGCCCCGCATACCGGCAAGGTGACTTTCGCCGGCCTCAAGCCCGGCGACAAGGTGCACGGCCCGCAAGGCCAATGGAAGGAAAAGCCCGGCACCCTCGTGGCCACGCTGGAGCGCGAGCGCAACCCCAAGCCCATCTGCGTGCCGGAAAAGGGCGAGATCTCGGCGGTGCGCGACGAGCTGGAAGGCGCCTTCGTGGAGGCCGGCACCGCGCTCGCGGTGCTGCGCCACAAGCTCACCCGCGAGGAAGTGCAGGCCATCATCCTGCGCAAGGCGCTGCACCTCTTTCGCGCGCCGGAGCGGGCCAAGTATTATTTCACCCCCGAGGTGGACAAGAAGATCCGCGCCTCGGACGCGCATTCCGTGGCCGTGCGCGACGGCATGGAGCTGCTCATCATGTCGCGCATGAAGCGCGAGGCGCCTCTGCGCTATTCCGGCCCCGAGGGCGTCATTTACTCGGTGTATTTCACCTATAACGAAAACATGGACGCCGGCGCGCCGCTCATCGGCGTGTGCCCGCGCGACCAGCTCCCGGCCATTCAGGATGTCATCATGCGCGTCCAGACCGAATGGAAGGAAACCGACTAA
- a CDS encoding acetyl-CoA carboxylase carboxyl transferase subunit alpha/beta, which yields MDNNIAKRIQSLRDRLAYLQDIFAGKHADNADLLRERLDGFARRAADGSLEDPYAELATVEDLFSYVERRLDNEITPMDKVRIVRHPQRICLRDILENVYDNFTEVGGQDEHSLDPSMLIARAVIIRRRGKKTYQQSVLVIGQEKGHGAEFRNGGSVKPWGNAKALQYMRVAETEGIPIHAYIFTPGSYPIEDYPGAAQQIARNIYGMAGLRVPVVAVISEGGSGGAEAIGLADKRLMLSHGYYSVISPEGAAAIEGRLKAGERATPELIEHCAENLHITAEDNLRFGYIDRIVQEPPLGARPWHFEFFRNLRQEVLRATDEVVISTRRLPMFRGLALSRRRNPEANLDEMHMRWGLTPAAKLRLRERRQQKFLRLSRNAARDRRPFLTKTATAFWDWASKPWVAFKYDFYRKHRRKLSGFMEEVGNEWETFKGRLFSPLHKIAGPRAKKEDAASELTALSAWSGDGRRRKWNYISPRYKIDRAVTCPNSASYGCLDLWGPDLFAEFAGVCSHCGYHFPMEPEWYVKNVFDEGSVFEFNSEIEAGNPLDFPGFAERIAAAQKKTGAKSGCMTFEARIDNIKMVVAMLMGTFRGGSVGAAEGFKFVEAAERAAKKRQPFLAYVHGTAGIRIQEGTHGVIQMPRCTVAVRRYIESGGLYMVLYDTNSFAGPVASFLGCSPYQFAVRSSNIGFAGPGVIKETTGMDIPPKYHRSYRALSRGHIQGIWDRRQIRTNLKQALMTIGGRNLYYR from the coding sequence TCGCCTACCTGCAGGATATTTTCGCGGGCAAGCACGCGGACAACGCCGACCTTTTGCGCGAGCGGCTGGACGGCTTCGCCAGGCGCGCGGCCGACGGCTCCCTCGAGGACCCTTACGCCGAGCTGGCCACTGTGGAGGATCTGTTCTCGTATGTGGAGCGGCGCCTCGACAACGAGATCACGCCCATGGACAAGGTGCGCATCGTGCGCCACCCACAGCGCATCTGCCTGCGCGACATCCTTGAAAACGTCTACGACAACTTCACCGAGGTGGGCGGCCAGGACGAGCACAGCCTCGACCCGAGCATGCTCATCGCGCGGGCGGTCATCATCCGCCGCCGCGGCAAGAAGACCTACCAGCAGTCCGTGCTCGTCATCGGGCAGGAAAAGGGCCACGGCGCCGAGTTCCGCAACGGCGGCTCGGTGAAGCCCTGGGGCAACGCCAAGGCCCTGCAATACATGCGCGTCGCCGAGACCGAGGGCATCCCCATCCATGCCTACATCTTCACGCCCGGCTCCTACCCCATCGAGGACTATCCCGGCGCGGCCCAGCAGATCGCCCGCAACATCTACGGCATGGCCGGCCTGCGCGTGCCCGTGGTGGCCGTCATCTCCGAGGGCGGCTCCGGCGGCGCCGAGGCCATCGGCCTCGCCGACAAGCGGCTCATGCTCTCGCACGGCTATTATTCCGTCATCTCGCCCGAGGGCGCGGCGGCCATCGAGGGGCGCCTCAAGGCCGGCGAGCGCGCCACGCCCGAGCTCATCGAGCATTGCGCCGAAAACCTGCACATCACGGCCGAAGACAATTTGCGCTTCGGGTATATCGACCGCATCGTGCAGGAGCCCCCCTTGGGCGCCCGGCCCTGGCACTTCGAGTTTTTCCGCAATTTGCGGCAGGAGGTGCTGCGCGCCACGGACGAGGTGGTCATCTCCACGCGCAGGCTCCCCATGTTCCGGGGGCTCGCGCTGTCGCGGCGTCGCAATCCCGAGGCCAACCTCGACGAGATGCACATGCGCTGGGGCCTCACCCCGGCGGCAAAGCTGCGGCTGCGCGAACGCCGCCAGCAGAAGTTCCTCAGGCTCTCGCGCAACGCCGCGCGTGACCGCCGCCCCTTCCTCACCAAGACGGCCACGGCCTTCTGGGACTGGGCGAGCAAGCCCTGGGTGGCCTTCAAGTACGATTTTTACCGCAAGCACCGCCGCAAGCTCAGCGGCTTCATGGAAGAAGTGGGCAACGAGTGGGAGACCTTCAAGGGGCGCCTTTTCTCGCCGCTGCACAAGATCGCCGGACCGCGCGCCAAGAAGGAGGACGCCGCGAGCGAGCTCACCGCGCTTTCCGCGTGGTCGGGCGACGGCCGGCGCCGCAAGTGGAACTACATCTCGCCGCGCTACAAGATCGACCGCGCCGTCACCTGCCCCAACAGCGCCTCTTACGGCTGCCTCGACCTCTGGGGGCCCGACCTTTTCGCCGAATTCGCCGGCGTTTGCAGCCATTGCGGCTACCACTTCCCCATGGAGCCGGAATGGTATGTGAAAAACGTGTTCGACGAGGGCTCGGTTTTTGAGTTCAACAGCGAGATCGAGGCCGGCAACCCGCTGGACTTCCCGGGCTTTGCCGAGCGCATCGCCGCGGCGCAGAAAAAGACCGGCGCCAAGAGCGGCTGCATGACCTTCGAGGCGCGCATCGACAATATCAAGATGGTGGTGGCCATGCTCATGGGCACCTTCCGCGGCGGCTCCGTGGGCGCGGCCGAGGGCTTCAAGTTCGTGGAGGCGGCCGAGCGCGCCGCCAAGAAGCGCCAACCCTTCCTCGCCTATGTGCACGGCACGGCCGGCATCCGCATCCAGGAGGGCACGCACGGCGTCATCCAGATGCCGCGCTGCACCGTGGCCGTGCGCCGCTATATCGAGTCCGGCGGGCTCTACATGGTGCTGTACGACACCAATTCCTTCGCCGGCCCGGTGGCGAGCTTCCTCGGCTGCTCGCCCTACCAGTTCGCCGTGCGCTCCTCCAATATCGGCTTCGCCGGGCCCGGCGTCATCAAGGAGACCACGGGCATGGACATCCCGCCCAAGTACCACCGCTCCTACCGCGCCCTGTCACGCGGCCACATCCAGGGCATCTGGGACAGGCGGCAGATCCGCACCAACCTGAAGCAGGCCCTGATGACCATCGGCGGCAGGAACCTCTATTACCGCTAG